Proteins encoded by one window of Myxococcales bacterium:
- a CDS encoding coniferyl aldehyde dehydrogenase produces MSLAQEPTPENVTKAPAPTDDGPVSGARSSLSATLATLKAAQRKQGAPSYEKRIAHLDALRKALVSRKEEIARAISADFGGRSRVESLVAEIFVTITGLDYAKERLHEWMEIEPREVAWTFLPGRAEVQNQPLGVVGIIAPWNYPVQLVFAPLVAALAAGNRAMLKPSELVPETSELIAKLVKDTFAADHVTCHLGGVDVATEFSSLPFDHLVFTGSTRVGKAVMRAAAENLVPLTLELGGKSPAIIGRDFSLATAAERIMGGKLFNSGQTCIAPDYVLVPRKDLEPFVAECKAAVARMYPTLVANADYTAIVNDRQKARLQGYLTDAKEGGARLVPINPGNESFDGTRKLEPTLVLDAKESSAILQEEIFGPLLPIVPYEGLDEAIAYVNDHPRPLALYYFDHDTDAVNRVLAETVSGGVTINDTMLHIAQDDMPFGGVGPSGMGHYHGKEGFDAFTKKKPVFHQARLNATGLMRPPYGKSIEYLMKFIVG; encoded by the coding sequence ATGTCGCTTGCCCAGGAACCCACCCCCGAGAACGTCACCAAGGCGCCCGCCCCTACCGACGACGGCCCCGTGTCGGGGGCGCGGTCGAGCTTGTCCGCCACGCTCGCGACGCTGAAGGCGGCGCAGCGCAAACAAGGCGCGCCGAGCTACGAGAAGCGCATCGCGCACCTCGACGCGCTCCGCAAGGCGCTGGTCTCTCGGAAGGAAGAGATCGCGCGCGCCATCTCCGCCGACTTCGGCGGCCGCTCACGCGTCGAGAGCCTCGTCGCCGAGATCTTCGTCACGATCACCGGCCTCGACTACGCAAAGGAGCGCCTCCACGAGTGGATGGAGATCGAGCCCCGCGAGGTGGCGTGGACCTTCCTCCCCGGCCGCGCGGAGGTGCAGAACCAGCCGCTCGGCGTCGTCGGCATCATCGCGCCGTGGAACTACCCCGTGCAGCTCGTGTTCGCGCCGCTCGTCGCTGCGCTCGCGGCAGGCAACCGCGCGATGCTGAAGCCCTCCGAGCTCGTCCCCGAGACCAGCGAGCTCATCGCGAAGCTCGTGAAGGACACGTTCGCCGCGGACCACGTCACGTGTCACCTGGGCGGCGTCGACGTCGCGACCGAGTTCTCGTCGCTGCCGTTCGACCACCTCGTGTTCACCGGCTCCACGCGCGTGGGCAAGGCCGTCATGCGCGCGGCGGCCGAGAACCTCGTCCCGCTCACCCTCGAGCTCGGGGGCAAATCGCCGGCGATCATCGGGCGTGACTTCTCCCTCGCCACCGCGGCCGAGCGCATCATGGGCGGGAAGCTCTTCAACTCGGGCCAGACCTGCATCGCGCCGGACTACGTCCTCGTGCCGCGGAAGGACCTCGAGCCGTTCGTCGCCGAGTGCAAGGCGGCGGTCGCGCGCATGTACCCCACGCTCGTCGCCAACGCCGACTACACCGCCATCGTGAACGACCGGCAGAAGGCCCGCCTCCAGGGCTACCTCACCGACGCGAAGGAGGGCGGCGCGCGCCTCGTGCCCATCAACCCCGGCAACGAGTCGTTCGACGGCACCCGCAAGCTCGAGCCGACGCTGGTGCTCGACGCGAAGGAGTCGTCGGCGATCCTCCAGGAGGAGATCTTCGGGCCGCTCCTGCCCATCGTGCCGTACGAGGGCCTCGACGAGGCGATCGCCTATGTGAACGATCACCCGCGGCCGCTCGCGCTCTACTACTTCGATCACGACACCGACGCGGTGAACCGCGTCCTCGCCGAGACCGTCTCCGGAGGCGTCACGATCAACGACACGATGTTGCACATCGCCCAGGACGACATGCCGTTCGGCGGCGTCGGTCCGAGCGGCATGGGCCACTACCACGGCAAGGAGGGCTTCGACGCCTTCACGAAGAAGAAGCCGGTCTTCCACCAGGCGCGCCTCAACGCGACCGGACTCATGCGCCCCCCCTACGGCAAGTCTATAGAATATTTGATGAAATTCATCGTCGGGTGA
- a CDS encoding glycerol-3-phosphate dehydrogenase/oxidase translates to MWGKGFRDGVWGRLGDPWDLVVVGGGITGAGILAEATRAGLRAVLLEARDFASGTSSRSTKLVHGGLRYLRQGQFLVTRKSVKERERMLDEGRGLVEPLPFSLAAFEGDQMPRWMFGVGLSIYDALAWKWEHERLNAAEILRAFPAMAESGVLGGYRYFDAQTDDARLTVRVIREAVRAGGTALNYARVVDLLRDASGRVVGAVARDDGAPEGDPRRGRTVEIRAKAVINATGAWADDLRGAVGESPRLRKIRGSHLVFPRGKIPVQEAMSFMHPRDQRGVFAVPWEGVTLVGTTDVDHDASLELEPRISTAEAEYILEGARKVFPTLGLTETDVLCTYAGVRPVIDTGNPDPSKESREHAVWQENGLYTITGGKLTTWALMAREALEAARAELGPLPERTRIFAEDPGEDALSAELTPAAKRRLIGRLGEEAVGAASEAHLRQSIGGGLSLFGELRLAAREEGCVSLGDLLLRRVRVGLTLPRGGEGELAGIRAVAQPELGWSDETWELEERRYLREWEAAYSPP, encoded by the coding sequence ATGTGGGGCAAGGGCTTTCGTGACGGTGTGTGGGGCCGGCTCGGCGATCCGTGGGACCTCGTCGTCGTGGGGGGCGGGATCACGGGCGCCGGCATCCTCGCGGAGGCCACCCGCGCCGGGCTGCGCGCCGTGCTCCTCGAGGCGCGCGACTTCGCCTCCGGCACGTCGAGCCGCTCCACCAAGCTCGTGCACGGCGGGCTGCGCTACCTGCGCCAAGGGCAGTTCCTCGTCACCCGCAAGAGCGTCAAAGAGCGCGAGCGCATGCTCGACGAGGGCCGCGGACTCGTCGAGCCGCTCCCCTTCTCCCTGGCCGCGTTCGAGGGCGACCAGATGCCCCGGTGGATGTTCGGCGTGGGGCTCAGCATCTACGACGCGCTCGCGTGGAAATGGGAGCACGAGCGGCTGAACGCGGCGGAGATCCTGCGGGCGTTCCCGGCGATGGCCGAGTCGGGCGTGCTCGGCGGGTACCGCTATTTCGACGCCCAGACCGACGACGCTCGCCTCACCGTACGCGTCATCCGCGAGGCGGTGCGGGCCGGCGGCACAGCGCTCAACTACGCGCGCGTCGTCGATCTCCTTCGCGACGCCAGCGGCCGGGTGGTCGGCGCGGTGGCCCGCGACGACGGCGCCCCCGAGGGCGATCCGCGGCGCGGCCGCACGGTCGAAATCCGCGCCAAGGCCGTCATCAACGCCACGGGCGCGTGGGCAGACGACCTCCGTGGCGCCGTCGGGGAGTCGCCGCGCCTTCGCAAGATCCGCGGGAGCCACCTCGTTTTTCCGCGCGGCAAGATCCCGGTCCAGGAGGCGATGAGCTTCATGCACCCGCGCGATCAGCGAGGCGTGTTCGCCGTCCCCTGGGAGGGCGTCACGCTCGTGGGGACCACCGACGTCGACCACGACGCGTCGCTCGAGCTCGAGCCCCGCATCTCCACCGCCGAGGCGGAGTACATCCTCGAGGGCGCGCGGAAGGTGTTCCCGACCCTGGGGCTCACCGAGACCGATGTACTCTGCACGTACGCGGGCGTGCGCCCCGTCATCGACACGGGCAACCCCGACCCGTCGAAGGAGTCACGAGAGCACGCGGTGTGGCAGGAGAACGGGCTCTACACGATCACGGGAGGGAAGCTGACGACGTGGGCGCTCATGGCTCGCGAGGCGCTCGAGGCCGCGCGCGCAGAGCTCGGGCCGCTCCCGGAGCGCACGCGGATCTTCGCGGAGGATCCCGGCGAAGACGCGCTCTCGGCGGAGCTCACGCCCGCGGCCAAGCGGCGCCTGATCGGGCGCCTGGGCGAGGAGGCCGTGGGCGCCGCAAGCGAGGCGCACCTCCGCCAGTCGATCGGCGGCGGGCTGTCGCTCTTCGGCGAGCTCCGGCTCGCGGCCCGCGAGGAGGGCTGCGTGAGCCTGGGGGATCTCCTGCTGCGGCGCGTGCGCGTGGGGCTCACTCTGCCCCGCGGCGGCGAAGGCGAGCTCGCGGGCATCCGCGCGGTGGCGCAGCCCGAGCTCGGCTGGTCCGACGAGACCTGGGAGCTCGAGGAGCGGCGCTATCTGCGCGAGTGGGAGGCGGCGTATTCGCCCCCGTGA